From one Chanodichthys erythropterus isolate Z2021 chromosome 3, ASM2448905v1, whole genome shotgun sequence genomic stretch:
- the LOC137004887 gene encoding alpha-2B adrenergic receptor-like, which yields MLGVVDTLKNLSACNSSSSYSPEATAAFATAMTLIMLLNIFGNILEIVAVLTCRSLRGPQNFFLVSLAVADILLATLVIPFSLANELMGYWYFELFWCEIVVALDVLFCTSSIMHLCAISLDRYLSISQPVKYVTQRTPRKIKGAIVVVWLISAIISFPPLVAINKTQGGGCPQCKINEDLWYILYSSTWSFFVPCLIMILVYVRIYQIAKKHTRCPPGEPRKDTEGQGSKDQGGVDPANVPNLVASRSEAITQPQPPIESQQQKCSWRWKDNNKDSSSSSSNVEVEEGHNGSGTSSNVGALEPGHQTSSPTQTYVIVTSQGSQLASSKVKPAKIPNTRRKAMIAREKRFTFVIAVIIGVFVVCWFPFFFTYCLQAICPICKPPEALFKFFFWIGYCNSALNPLIYTIFNRDFRKAFKKVLCKKCKDCSF from the coding sequence ATGTTGGGAGTAGTAGACACCTTGAAAAATCTCAGTGCATGTAATTCCAGTTCTTCTTATTCCCCTGAAGCCACAGCTGCTTTTGCCACTGCAATGACACTCATCATGCTCTTAAACATCTTTGGGAACATCCTGGAGATCGTCGCTGTCCTGACATGCCGCTCTTTGCGAGGACCTCAGAACTTTTTCCTGGTGTCCCTGGCTGTGGCAGACATCCTGCTGGCCACCTTGGTCATTCCGTTTTCCCTGGCCAATGAGCTGATGGGCTACTGGTACTTCGAATTGTTTTGGTGTGAGATTGTAGTGGCACTGGATGTACTCTTCTGCACAAGTTCCATCATGCACCTGTGTGCCATCAGCCTGGACCGCTACCTGTCTATTTCCCAGCCAGTGAAGTATGTCACCCAGCGCACCCCTCGCAAGATCAAGGGCGCCATTGTGGTGGTGTGGCTCATTTCTGCCATCATCTCATTCCCCCCACTGGTTGCCATAAATAAGACCCAGGGTGGGGGCTGTCCACAGTGCAAAATCAACGAGGATTTATGGTACATCCTGTACTCTTCCACTTGGTCATTCTTTGTCCCGTGCCTCATAATGATCCTGGTGTACGTTCGCATCTATCAGATTGCCAAGAAGCACACTCGATGTCCTCCAGGAGAGCCAAGAAAAGACACCGAAGGGCAGGGCAGCAAAGACCAGGGAGGTGTTGACCCTGCAAATGTTCCCAATCTGGTTGCTTCCAGATCTGAAGCCATAACCCAGCCTCAGCCTCCAATAGAAAGTCAGCAGCAGAAATGCTCATGGAGGTGGAAAGACAACAACAAGGACAGTTCAAGCTCCAGCTCAAATGTCGAGGTAGAAGAAGGACATAATGGCAGTGGGACATCTTCAAATGTAGGGGCACTGGAGCCAGGCCACCAGACTTCCTCACCGACTCAAACTTACGTCATTGTTACTTCTCAGGGCAGCCAGCTGGCCTCTTCTAAAGTGAAACCAGCAAAAATTCCGAACACCAGGAGGAAAGCCATGATCGCCCGCGAGAAGCGTTTCACCTTCGTCATCGCAGTCATCATTGGGGTTTTTGTTGTCTGCTGGTTCCCGTTCTTCTTCACCTACTGCTTGCAGGCCATTTGCCCAATTTGTAAACCGCCGGAAGCACTTTTTAAGTTCTTCTTCTGGATCGGCTACTGCAACAGTGCCCTGAACCCGCTCATCTACACCATCTTTAACAGGGACTTCCGTAAAGCCTTCAAAAAGGTTCTGTGTAAAAAGTGTAAGGACTGTTCTTTCTGA